gcaacaacaacaatgagtaCAACGCGATAAGTGATCACCGTGTCGACTGATtgggcagcaacagcaacaaaattcactttttttcaCTGTAAGTGGGAAGTGCAGAAACTTGGAAGTTGTTTGGGAATCGAGCAGAACTTTTTTTAGGTGCAGTAGGGAAACTAATACGTACTTAGTTCACTTACCACTTATTGTACCGGAAACGGAAATACActtttacataaatatatctataaataaatgctaatataaatacatataaatgcaatattttattatatcatTTGCATTATATTTGCAGAAGGTATCgaacaaaatatgtataaaatactTGTTAATTATATGATAAATACAGTGCaataaaaccaacaacaaaaaaactatcCTATTACTAGTGTACAAGATTATGATTACAAATAAAAGGAATAAGCTCTTCTGGAAAGATAATAAAgataattaaaacatttttctataaatttccTGACATTTCTTGTggtaattctttttattttcacacatgtctaaaataaataaagagatTTCATAACAAAAACTAagataaaaatgataaaagtAGGCAATGCTTAGGATTGCCTAAATTGCAGTTTTTgaagtgaaattaaaataaaaatttcagataaaatttgattattctATTGATTAATAAGAGATGGGTAAACTTGCATTGGGTAATCGAATATTCAATAACAATCCCCAAATTGATACCAAGTGGTTGTATCGACATCGTCCACCATAATGGGTTCTCGACGTGCTGTTGATGGACCATATAAATTATAGCGCCTGGATCCGGCAACCACCTCGCGATATCGTCGAACTGGAATGCGGGACATGTGCAGCTCCATGAGATCCCATTCGTTAAGGTCCTGGAAGACCGATCGCAGCATATGCATGCGTCCCAGCAGCTCCGTCTCACGCAGTCCCTCATAGTTGCGTCCGGTTCGAGATCTAAAGGATTTATACACCTCGCTATTCTGCTTAGCCTCAGTGGCTGTCTGCAACTCCTTGCGATAGAGAGCTCGAATGCCGCGACCCAAGTGACGAATATGCTCAAAATCCCGTATATTGAGGGCTACCAAAGCAATGGCATCCAGATTGAGAAGCTTATGGCCATCGATGTAGTTCTCCCTGAAGGTTTGCTGTTTGATAATTTCAGGAATTACGGATTACAAGTGCTTCAAGATTACTAAAACCAGCGAACCTCATATTCTGGATAACCAAAATCAATCAGCCAATTGGCCACATCATTGATGTTCCACTTAAAGACCTCAGTACGTCCCTGGGCATCGACGACGGCGGCACAGAGATTGAAGAGCGAGTCTGGCGAAGCTCTAAATGAGAGGGGCACATCATTTTTATCGTACTCCACATCGGGATACATGTAGCTGGGATAGCGAAATGTGAAATCCtgttcatcatcatcgcaATCGCCTGGTTCACTGATGCTTAGACTTTccatatttgcatatttgccgCGCAATAATGGCGTAGATACCGATGACGGCGACGGAGGCGTTGAGGATGACAACGAAGCCATTCGAGCGAAAGATACGTACTGTGTCTACCTAACCCAAATTTAGTTGCGCCAAGTCGTTTTGATTGCGGTTTTCTCCCCAAAAAAATATCCTGTTCgtgttttgtttactttgccTGGTTGCGTTTCTCCATACGCTTCTTTTAAGGGATATACGACCTTTGTTACCAAGTTGAAAACAGAATACTcaatactactactactatattaaataaatatccttaataataattatttgttcattaaataaaataattatatgcCGCCACGATGTATAAAAtgtgtattaaaattaatgaatattttaatacaattttttttttgttaaaattatatcagttttctaataatatatataattataatatttttaataccaTTTTTTATGGTGTTATTAAGAAATTCATCTCATTGTCTAAAAttcacaacaataaaatatttttatttgaatatcaatatatcataagccaataatttattattttgtattaaatattaaattaaattataatgaaataaacaCTGCTTCCGGCTTCGACTGCGCAAAAGGAATAAATGTAGTTAAGGTAcacatacaatttatatttttacaattaatttttaaggGTATTCCACATTTGTTAGGCAGTACTTTGGGTCCTTCTTTAACTTACATTTCCCgtgattgcatttgcatattcattgttttttttcggggTCACTTGGGCGCGGTGAGAGGGGCGGTGTTAGGCGCCGCAATGTATGCTACGTAACGGCACGGCAGGACTCACATTAACGAAACGAACTTCGATTCACAATTTTTACTTTTCCACTATTTATTGTGTTGATTTTGAGCAGTTCACAAAGTTTAATAGCTCACCGAAATTTCAAAGCAGCAATTGCGGATTCAGGAATGCGGTTAGATTTATGACTAAACTTAATATGCAGAAACATTACCTACTTTATTATTGACTGCCCACATATAGATATCGTACAGAGATCACtcaatttcaaacaaatttacCATACACTCCCCACATAGCATGTGCAGGAAAGAGATAAAGCATCATTGGCGATAGAGTCTGTTAGCTCCGCCCACTTGAACGGATGGCTCGCATTGGCTGCCAGCTGCCATGCTGTCTCTCCCCATAAGGTGTAGGTGCTAGGGAACcactctgtgtgtgagtgtatttcTTCTCAGCATCTCTGTGTgcgtgagcgtgtgtgtgtgagtgagtggaGTACGGCAACATATGGAGAAATCGGTAAACAAATCTCAATAGCGATCAACGAACGATCTCTGACTGAGCTAATGACATAGCGGTCTGCATGTGTGTAAACAACCGAAGCAAGCCGTGTACAACAAGTTTCTCATCCGTGTGAGCAACAGTGGGcaaaaacgaaagaaataTTCAAAGAACGATCTGTCAAATATGGTAGATGAACAATCCGAGAACACGGAAAATGCATGTGAAACTATTTTAGGTTAATTCAATATAGTATTCTGATATACATTTTACgaagtatgtatattaaaaagattttgataatttcagaataattatttttatcataAAATAGTAATTTGATATAAGCCTATTGCGTCCTTTATACCCTGATTTCGAACATGTCTACTTCAActtcataaaataatattttcgttaaaaataaagtttcaaTTGCagcatttataaattttgaattaatatattaattactttttttactGATCCTTTATTCATAATATTCAGTACATTAATAAGAATGTATGCACCTTTAAttgcatacaataataaatactttataatcCCAATTTTGACCACTGTGCCGATCACTGAGATTTACTTTAACACAATACTTTTTCGTATGCGCCCAAAGGCAATCGATGATCGCTGGTTGGGTCTGCTCCCGGGCCGGTTCATTCAGTTCCGTGTGGGTTGTCTTAGCAAACGGTTTCAACTTTAGATGCGCCCCCCTTTAAGACTTCTTTGCGATCGTATCATTGAGGTTCCTTTAGCGACGGTGTTTTTTTGTTACCATATAGTTAACTTAACTTATGGCATGTTATTCGATCTATGCTAATAACGTTCAGTAGTGTGATTAAATTGTGCAATGTTACTACAAGAAAGTGCCAATATGGAACAAAGTGTGCCCGAAAATCTAAGCACGCATGTGTTTAACGActgtgaaattaaattacaagCAAGCAGTCATGATCCTGCGGACAGTGAGAATGGCTCCAACTCCAATAGTGATCTGCCCACCAAAGATTCAGTGACCAATTCCAGTGTAACCAGTGAAAACCCTTtaacaagcaaaagcaacaactccACAACCAAAGTGAAACTCAGTTTCAGTGTCGATCGTCTGTTGAGCTCCGATCGCACAGATCCTTTGGCAACCCTATCAATACCTTCATCCACCCGACAATGCTGTGACGGTGGTCTCTATGCATGCTGCACATTTCCCAGCTGCTTTCCACAGACCACGGAAAGTGTCAAGCATTCGCCCATAAATGTTCCACATGCCTTCGCCTATGCGGGAGTGGATAAGTTCTATCCAGGACTTTATATGGATTATAAGGCTGTGCTGAGGCCCACGCCTATACGTGCTGCAGAGCATGGTAAGAATTATTACTTAACTTCTGACactttgtaataataatttgatagaatattaatatactctACATGTAGTTGAGATCCTCTATAACTAGACTTCACAAAAATCTGTCCA
This DNA window, taken from Drosophila nasuta strain 15112-1781.00 chromosome 2L, ASM2355853v1, whole genome shotgun sequence, encodes the following:
- the LOC132798563 gene encoding uncharacterized protein LOC132798563; the encoded protein is MESLSISEPGDCDDDEQDFTFRYPSYMYPDVEYDKNDVPLSFRASPDSLFNLCAAVVDAQGRTEVFKWNINDVANWLIDFGYPEYEQTFRENYIDGHKLLNLDAIALVALNIRDFEHIRHLGRGIRALYRKELQTATEAKQNSEVYKSFRSRTGRNYEGLRETELLGRMHMLRSVFQDLNEWDLMELHMSRIPVRRYREVVAGSRRYNLYGPSTARREPIMVDDVDTTTWYQFGDCY